CGGCGAAATGCTGGGCACCACCGTCATCGAGATCGTCGCGGTCGACCGAGGTGATGACGACATGGTTGAGGCCGAGCTTGGCGACAGCCTCCGCCACGCGGCGCGGCTCATCCGCATCGACGCCGGCGGCGGGCTTTCCGGTGCGGACATTGCAGAACGAACAGGCGCGCGTGCAGGTGTCGCCGAGGATCATGAAGGTCGCGTGCTTCTTCGACCAGCACTCGCCGATATTGGGGCAGCCGGCCTCCTCGCACACCGTCACGAGCTTGTTGGTGCGGACTATCTCCTGTGTCTCGCGATAGACCGGCGAGCCGGGCGCGCGGACGCGGATCCAGTCGGGCTTTTTCAGCACCTCGGTATCGGGCCGGTGCGCCTTTTCGGGATGGCGCGGCCCGCGAGGATTGTTGATCAGGTCGAGAACGACGGTCATCGGGCCTTGAACGCGGGGACGCGGTGGAGCGACACACTAGTATAGGATGCTTGCCGGTCCATAAACAGGCGCTGGGCGCATGGCTGGCCGTACGAGGTTAAACCTCTGATCGGCCTCTATAAGCCGGTCCCTGCCTCGCCGATTGAATGTGGCCGTGGGCAATGTCTATAGTTGTACACCGTCCCGCCTGCACTTCCGACCCAAAACTCCGAGTCGCCCATGCACGAGCCGCTACCCGCTTTGGCCGCCGTCCCCCCTTTGGGGACTCCCATGATCTTTTCGGGCCCTAAAGGGATCTTCGTCCGGCTCTGCATAAGAGGCGGCCTGCTTGAGCTGGTCACGCTCGGCTTCTACCGGTTCTGGTTGACGACCGATATCCGGCGCCATTTATGGGCCCATACCTCTGTCGGCGGCGATCCGGCGGAATATACCGGCCGCGCCCGCGAGCTTCTGATCGGCTTTCTGATCGCGATGGCGGTCCTTGTGCCGATTTATGCCGGGTTCTTCGTGCTGACACTGGAAGCCGAACGCATCCAGGCGTTCGCCAGCGTGCCGCTTGGCCTTCTGTTCTACGTCCTCATCCAATACGCCATCTACCGCGCGCGCCGTTACCGCGTGACGCGCACGGTCTGGCGCGGCCTGCGCTTTTCGATGGGCGGATCGGGTTGGGGCTATGCCTGGCGTGCGGTGCTCTGGACGCTGTTCGCCGCGCTGACTCTCGGCATCGCCTGGCCGTGGCGCACAGCCGCGCTTGAACGCTACATGATGCAGCATACGGCCTATGGCTCGTTGCAGGGCGAGTTTCACGGCAAGGGCTGGGACCTCTTCAAACAAGTCTGGTATCTGCCGCTCGTGTTTCCGATCGCGCTTATCCTCGTGATCGGCCTGCCGGTGATCGTCGCCTGGTTCCGCGCCATTGAATACCGCTGGTGGATTTCAAATCTGAAGCTCGGCGATGTCAGCTTCGAATGCGATATCGACAATGGCGATCTCATCCTGCCCTACATCATGGTGTGGGTGTGGTCGGCCGTTGCCGGCGCGGTTTTCTTTGCCGTTGTGGTCGGCGGCTCCTTCGGGATTGCCTATGCCGGCTTCTCCGAAGAAGAGATTGCGATATTGATGCAGCATCCGGCGGCCATCGCCGGCTTCGCCGGTCTTTACCTTCTGCTCGCCATCGCGACCGGCGTTGCCATGCGCGTTTATCTGATGCGCGATTTCTGGGCGAAGATCGTCAGCATGACCGAGGTCTACAATCTTTCGGCCGCCGACAATGTCGAAGGTCAAGGCGAACTCGCCAGCGCCATCGGCGAAGGCTTTGCCGACGGTCTCGATATCGGCGGCTTCTGACGCAATGTCCGCTGATGCGCCCATGCTTGCGGTGTTCTACGACGGGGCGTCGAACCGCAAGCACAGAGTGGAACTTCAAGCTGGCGAAAAGCTGGACATCGTCGAAGACGGCGTGGTGCTCGATGCCTGGGTGTTCCAGGATATCCGCCGGGTCGACGGCGACATGGCGCTGCGTCTCACTTCGATTTCAGCACCCCCGCTGGCGCGCATCGATATCGACGACGCAGCGACGGCCGAGCGGCTGAACGCTCTCTTGCCGAAGACTGAGCATCTGCAGGAAAAGCGGCAGACCGTACGCATTATCGGTTGGTCGCTCGCAGCCATCGCCTCGATTATTTTGATGATCCTTTATGGCATCCCGTTCGTCGCCGAGCGCCTGACGCCGCTCGTGCCGCGCGATCTCGAAACGCGGCTCGGCGAGGCCGTGGACAGCCAGTTTCTCAGCCTCACCGGCGCCAAGACCTGCTCCGGCATCCAGGGCCGCCGGGCGTTTGCAAAACTGATGCAGAAGATCAATGGCGGGCACCCGGTCGAAGCCGAAGTGCTCTCGCTCGACATGGTCAATGCCGTCACTCTGCCCGGCGACAAGGTCTATCTGTTCAAAGGCATGCTTGAGAAGGCCGAGAGCGTCGACGAGATCGCCGGCGTCATGGCGCATGAAGTGGGTCATGCGCGGCACCGGCACGGGTTGGAAACACTCATCCAGACCGGCGGCACATCCTATCTGCTCGGCCTTCTGTTCGGCGACATCACCGGCTCGACGGCGGTCATCTTCGCCGCGCAGTCTCTTCTCGACGCATCGCATTCACGCGATGCCGAAACCGAAGCCGACGATTTCGCTGTCGAAGCGATGACCAAACTCGGCCGCTCACCCGTGCCGCTGGGTGAATTCCTGAAAAGGCTGACCGGTGATCAGACGGCGACGATCCTCGACAGCCATCCGGTGAGTTCGGAGCGGCTCGCGCGGATACGGCAGTCTGACGTCAAGACGACCGGACCCGCGCTTCTGACCGATGCGGAATGGGACGCGCTCAAGGATATCTGCAAGAGCTAAGTCCCGAGGGCTCAGGCCGACGGACGGCCTCGGAAGATGCCCAGAAGGAAAAGCAGCACGATCGCGCCGACCGACGAGACGAGAAGGCTCGCCCACCAGCCGTGGAACGCGATGCCGAGGACGCCGGCGAGCCAGCCGCCGAGCAGCGCGCCGACAAGGCCGACGATGAGATTGGTGATCAGGCCGTGACTGCGGCTCATCACCTTCTCGGCGATGAAGCCCGCAAGAATGCCGATCACGATTGTTGCAAACCAACCAACGCCTTCCATTTACGCCTCCTCTTAGGGGGAACCCCAATGTCGGCAGGACAACGCCGCAATCAAGGTCATGGATGCATCGGGGAGCGAAAAATTCTTCGCA
Above is a window of Terrihabitans soli DNA encoding:
- a CDS encoding YjgN family protein gives rise to the protein MIFSGPKGIFVRLCIRGGLLELVTLGFYRFWLTTDIRRHLWAHTSVGGDPAEYTGRARELLIGFLIAMAVLVPIYAGFFVLTLEAERIQAFASVPLGLLFYVLIQYAIYRARRYRVTRTVWRGLRFSMGGSGWGYAWRAVLWTLFAALTLGIAWPWRTAALERYMMQHTAYGSLQGEFHGKGWDLFKQVWYLPLVFPIALILVIGLPVIVAWFRAIEYRWWISNLKLGDVSFECDIDNGDLILPYIMVWVWSAVAGAVFFAVVVGGSFGIAYAGFSEEEIAILMQHPAAIAGFAGLYLLLAIATGVAMRVYLMRDFWAKIVSMTEVYNLSAADNVEGQGELASAIGEGFADGLDIGGF
- a CDS encoding M48 family metallopeptidase, producing the protein MSADAPMLAVFYDGASNRKHRVELQAGEKLDIVEDGVVLDAWVFQDIRRVDGDMALRLTSISAPPLARIDIDDAATAERLNALLPKTEHLQEKRQTVRIIGWSLAAIASIILMILYGIPFVAERLTPLVPRDLETRLGEAVDSQFLSLTGAKTCSGIQGRRAFAKLMQKINGGHPVEAEVLSLDMVNAVTLPGDKVYLFKGMLEKAESVDEIAGVMAHEVGHARHRHGLETLIQTGGTSYLLGLLFGDITGSTAVIFAAQSLLDASHSRDAETEADDFAVEAMTKLGRSPVPLGEFLKRLTGDQTATILDSHPVSSERLARIRQSDVKTTGPALLTDAEWDALKDICKS
- a CDS encoding GlsB/YeaQ/YmgE family stress response membrane protein; the protein is MEGVGWFATIVIGILAGFIAEKVMSRSHGLITNLIVGLVGALLGGWLAGVLGIAFHGWWASLLVSSVGAIVLLFLLGIFRGRPSA